The uncultured Bacteroides sp. DNA segment AATGAGGAGAGCGTGATTACCACGCAGAATTATCCCGGTTATGGAGATAATACAGATGTCCTATGGCAGGCTCAATCGATTTTGACCCCTGTCACAGTGCCCATCCTTTATTCCAGCGGAGAGGCTCCCGGCTATGGCAGCGATAAGAATAACATCAGTCCTTATGTGTCGCTTAATATGACAGGTTATCGCAAAAACTATTACAACAACAACAAGATCACGATGCAGCTTAACCAAAAGTTGGATGTGATCACGGAAGGTCTTTCCGTGATGGCATTGATAAATCTAAATACTGAGAGCTGGATGTGGCAGGCGAGAGAAAAAAGCCCGGCAATCTATTATGCGGATGGAAGAACAAGGGATGGGAAATTGAACCTGATTAAAAAAGTGGAATATCAAGAACCGAATTATTGGAATAATACTCAAACGGATCGCAAATATTACTATGAAGGCCGCATCAATTACGATCGGGTATTTGATAAACTGCATCGTGTTGGCGGATTGATACATGCTTACTGGAGTGATTATGAATCTTCTAAATACAAAACCGGGCTGACTGCCATACCAAAACGCTATAACAGCTATGCAAGCCGTTTTTCATACTCGTACGCGGATACATACATGGCGGAATTCAACGTGGGATATACCGGTTCCGAAGCTTTCGAAGAAGGCAAGAAATTCGGATGGTTCCCGGCTGTCTCTTTTGGTTGGGCTCCCTCTCAATACGAGATTGTGAAAAAGGCCGTTCCTTTCCTCAATTATTTGAAATTCAGGGCTTCCTACGGAATTGTTGGTAATGACCGCCTGACTTGGGACGACTCCGTGCGTTTTCCATATCTCACGTTGATTGGTTATTCTAGCTCGGGTCAATGGATGAATGGCACGGGAATCACAGAAACTCAAGTGGGATCAAGTAACCTGAGATGGGAAAAAGCGACCAAATATAACTTCGGTATTGATCTGCGTCTTTTTAATGAACGTTTTGAAGCTACCGTGGACATGTTTAAGGATGTGCGTTCGGGAATATACCAACAGCGTCAGAGTGTTCCTGAAGAAATGGGACTTGTCTCATTGCCTTGGGCCAATGTTGGCAAAATGAAAAGTTGGGGTGTTGACGGGCATGTGTCCTATACGCAGCCATTATCTCCCGAGGATAAAAGCAAATATCTTACTCTCCGTATGAATTTCACGCAATCGCGCAACAAGATCTTGGAGTTTGAGGAAGATATAAAAAAATATTCCTATCAATCTGCCGTAGGTTACCAAAGCGGGATCAACAGGGGGCTCGTCGCTCTTGGCTTGTTTAGAGACAAGGAGGATATTCAAAATAGTCCTAAACAGGAATTCGGTAATTATTTGCCCGGAGACATCAAATATAAGGATGTGAATGGAGACGGTGTTGTTAACTCTGACGACAACATTCCATTGCAATATTCATGGACTCCTCAAATACAATACGGTTTCGCCACCGAATTCAATTGGAAGAACTTTAATGTGAGCGTCCTTCTTGAAGGGGTAGCCAGGGTTAAGTATTTCAAAGGTGGAAATATGTACAACCCATTCTCCGGACGGGAAAGCGGTAATGTGATTACTGATTACGCCAATCAGAATAACCGTTGGATCTCAAGGGAGATATCGGGAACTCCGGCCACGGAAAATCCTAACGCGAAATACCCGAGACTCTACTATGGAGGCAGTTGGAATAATAGCGTGAGTTCCACACACTGGCTTCAGGATGGTAGTTATCTGAGGTTGAAGAATGTGCAGATTTCGTATACGGCAAAAATAAAGGCTTTAAAGAAGTTTGGCCTACAGAGTGCGGTCATTAGCTTAATAGGAGAGAATCTGGCTATATGGTCTAAAGAGAAAATGCTGGATCCAAGTCAGGCCATGTATAGCGGAACCAAATATCCTGTTCAGCGGATATATACATTCCAATTAAACCTCTCATTTTAATCATGTATTTTAGACTTATAATTAATGATAAAGTTATGAATAGAATAACCATTATAAATAAAATAAGAACGCGGCTGTTGGTCTTACCGATTATTGCGTTTTTTGCATTCCTTACGTTTAACTCATGTGATGATTATCTGGACATCAACAAGTATGTTTATGACCAGACAACAATGGATTCAATTTTCTTGTCGAAGGAAAGAACAGAACAATACATCAATGGAACAGCCGCTTTGTTGTTTGACGAATCTCTTCTTACGGGAACCGACTGGGGTGGAGCGGCGACATTGCCGAGTGGCTCCGGAGCCGATGAGGCTATTATTCCGTTTATGCTCAATGGGAATAGTATCTTATACGATGAAATCACGGAGACCAATACAAAAATAAACCCTTGGTCAACCTGTTATAAAGGAATACGCAAAGCGAATATCGTGCTTGCCAATATCCATAAGAATCAAGAAATAACAGAAATGGAATCACGGGATTTCAAAGGTAGGGCTTATTTTCTTAGAGCCTATTTTTACTTTTATCTTGTACGCCTATACGGACCGGTGCCCATCCTTCCGGATGTGGCTTTTGATACGGATGTGGATGTGGCCAAAGCCTCCATTGAACGCTCGCCGTACGATCTGTGCGTTGAAAAGATTTGCGCGGATTTTGAGGCGGCGGCAGGTCTGCTTCCTCTTCAAAGAATTGAAGCGGAACAATTTATGCCGACAAGGGGAGCAGCCTTGGCTTTCAAGGCGCGTATGCAATTGTATGCCGCAAGTCCATTGTTCAATGGCAACACGTACTATGCCGATTGGAAGAATTCCGAAGGAGTTCCTTTCATCTCTCAAACCGAAGATAAAAATAAATGGGCGAAAGCTGCCGCCACATTCAAACGGATAATTGAGATGAACACGTATGAACTTCAGACGGTAGCGAAAATGATCAATGACAAAGGCACGGGAACACTGCCATTGCCGGCCACAGTGTCTAGCGCCAATTTTCCTGACGGAGCGGGAAATATAGACCCGTATAAATCGTATAAGTCTATTTTCGATGGCACTTATCAACCCTACAGCGTGAAAGAGTATATTTATTACGCGAGGAGAAACGATAGTGATGATCGTCTTTATTTTCCGGATGGTATTGGAGGAAACGCTACATTCAGCGTGACGCAAGATATGATTGATGCCTACCGTATGGCCGATGGTAGAAGCTTTGATGAAGCTACCGAGAGTGAGAGATCTTATAAAGCGGTAGGAAGCAACAGTACTTTTGCGTTAGAATATCAGCTTTCCGCGAATAGGTCGCATAGAGATGATAACCGTGAGCCTCGTTATTTCGCGACAATTGGATTTAATCATTGCGTTTGGCCGGGTACATCTTTCAGAGGTACGGAAAACTTGAAAAACCGCGAAGTAACTTATTACGATGATGGCAACGCCAAAAATCCAAGCGACAATAACCATAGAAGCAGAACCGGATATACTTGCCGCAAATACATACACCAAGAGGATATAGGCCATTGGAACTCTACTAAAAAGTCCAAGATATGGCCTTTGGCGCGATATGCGGAGGTTCTGTTAGGCTATGCTGAAGCGTTGAACGAAATGCCAGAAGGGTCATACAA contains these protein-coding regions:
- a CDS encoding RagB/SusD family nutrient uptake outer membrane protein, with the translated sequence MNRITIINKIRTRLLVLPIIAFFAFLTFNSCDDYLDINKYVYDQTTMDSIFLSKERTEQYINGTAALLFDESLLTGTDWGGAATLPSGSGADEAIIPFMLNGNSILYDEITETNTKINPWSTCYKGIRKANIVLANIHKNQEITEMESRDFKGRAYFLRAYFYFYLVRLYGPVPILPDVAFDTDVDVAKASIERSPYDLCVEKICADFEAAAGLLPLQRIEAEQFMPTRGAALAFKARMQLYAASPLFNGNTYYADWKNSEGVPFISQTEDKNKWAKAAATFKRIIEMNTYELQTVAKMINDKGTGTLPLPATVSSANFPDGAGNIDPYKSYKSIFDGTYQPYSVKEYIYYARRNDSDDRLYFPDGIGGNATFSVTQDMIDAYRMADGRSFDEATESERSYKAVGSNSTFALEYQLSANRSHRDDNREPRYFATIGFNHCVWPGTSFRGTENLKNREVTYYDDGNAKNPSDNNHRSRTGYTCRKYIHQEDIGHWNSTKKSKIWPLARYAEVLLGYAEALNEMPEGSYKDESGTMITKDANEVVKYFNRVRYRAGQPGITIADASDYNKMKKIVKHEWQIEFAFESRRYWDLRRWKDAYDAYNKPIRGLDVSAKSSQREQFYTVRIWNTELYMKRMFSNKMYFWPIDRNVLQKNGKLVQNPGWK
- a CDS encoding TonB-dependent receptor, with protein sequence MKIKYVILQFIVLVVCTSAFAQSNIIAGGSVMDEKGDALIGVSASIKGNPSNGAITNADGYFRLTGIKAKQVVVFSYIGFKSQEVVMEKTNERMRIVLKEDVNALDEVIVTSSGKVQKKINVTGAITSVEMKDIKVPATSISNMLGGRVPGIISVNRTGEPGKDFSEFWIRGISTFGAGSSALVLIDGIEGDLNTLDPEDIESFSILKDASSTAVYGVRGANGVVLVTTKKGKAGKLDIKVKANAGISYSPRMPEYVRAADYAKLANEASVTRGGIPIYSDVDLALFANHMDPDLHPDVDWRDVILKDYTWNQQYFLSASGGGEIARYYISAGYLKKDAIFKQDKGLNQYDTNVNYNKFNFRANVDVNLTSSTTLSLNEESVITTQNYPGYGDNTDVLWQAQSILTPVTVPILYSSGEAPGYGSDKNNISPYVSLNMTGYRKNYYNNNKITMQLNQKLDVITEGLSVMALINLNTESWMWQAREKSPAIYYADGRTRDGKLNLIKKVEYQEPNYWNNTQTDRKYYYEGRINYDRVFDKLHRVGGLIHAYWSDYESSKYKTGLTAIPKRYNSYASRFSYSYADTYMAEFNVGYTGSEAFEEGKKFGWFPAVSFGWAPSQYEIVKKAVPFLNYLKFRASYGIVGNDRLTWDDSVRFPYLTLIGYSSSGQWMNGTGITETQVGSSNLRWEKATKYNFGIDLRLFNERFEATVDMFKDVRSGIYQQRQSVPEEMGLVSLPWANVGKMKSWGVDGHVSYTQPLSPEDKSKYLTLRMNFTQSRNKILEFEEDIKKYSYQSAVGYQSGINRGLVALGLFRDKEDIQNSPKQEFGNYLPGDIKYKDVNGDGVVNSDDNIPLQYSWTPQIQYGFATEFNWKNFNVSVLLEGVARVKYFKGGNMYNPFSGRESGNVITDYANQNNRWISREISGTPATENPNAKYPRLYYGGSWNNSVSSTHWLQDGSYLRLKNVQISYTAKIKALKKFGLQSAVISLIGENLAIWSKEKMLDPSQAMYSGTKYPVQRIYTFQLNLSF